One Ardenticatenales bacterium genomic region harbors:
- a CDS encoding cobalamin B12-binding domain-containing protein encodes MILLYNPQSSANRKPILPMSLLAVGAVLEGQYDYRIVDGNLEDDPLACLDAAIRQAGPRPILACTVMPGPQLQQAVPLCHELKQRHPHLIIVWGGYFPTQHWDACLRSDFVDYVVRGHGEHAFRQLVDWLVGQSTLLPLDGGMPASTHPLSLIPGIAYRGTDNEPISNPLAPIPHPRVMPAWNFDRLPVEPYVRHTFLGSRTLGYHSSYGCPFFCNFCAVVNMVNGRWLPQDAQTVAEIAQMYHDRWGVNAIEFYDNNFFTSEKRVADFSQELLQRGLKIRWWGEGRIDTMQKYSAETWRLMRDAGLHMVFMGAESGSNETLKRMDKGGTMSTDKTLEMARLMKQWNIVPEFSFVMGNPPDPEADARQTIAFIRQVKKVNPATEVIMYLYTPVPLAGDLYDEARADGFAFPETLLEWVSPDWVAFSQRRSKTMPWVKQPLQEMLYDFERVLNAYYPTSTDTRLTRTWRGVLRAVSAWRYHLGFYRFPLELRALHKVIAYQRPETSGF; translated from the coding sequence ATGATCCTTCTCTACAATCCGCAATCCTCCGCCAATCGCAAGCCCATCCTGCCCATGTCCCTCCTGGCCGTGGGCGCGGTGTTGGAAGGGCAGTATGACTATCGCATTGTTGATGGCAACCTGGAAGACGACCCGCTGGCTTGCCTGGACGCGGCCATTCGCCAGGCCGGTCCACGCCCGATCCTGGCCTGCACCGTCATGCCGGGTCCGCAGTTGCAGCAGGCTGTCCCCCTTTGCCACGAACTGAAGCAGCGCCACCCGCATTTGATCATCGTCTGGGGCGGCTATTTCCCGACGCAGCACTGGGATGCCTGTCTGCGGTCGGATTTCGTGGATTATGTTGTCCGAGGGCATGGGGAACACGCCTTTCGCCAGCTTGTTGATTGGCTGGTTGGGCAAAGTACGCTCCTGCCGCTGGATGGGGGAATGCCGGCATCCACCCACCCCCTCTCCCTCATCCCCGGCATCGCCTATCGCGGCACGGACAACGAGCCGATCAGCAACCCGTTGGCGCCCATTCCGCATCCGCGTGTAATGCCGGCATGGAACTTCGACCGCCTCCCCGTGGAACCATACGTGCGCCACACCTTCCTCGGCTCCCGCACCCTCGGCTACCACTCCTCCTACGGCTGCCCCTTCTTCTGCAACTTCTGCGCCGTCGTCAACATGGTCAACGGACGCTGGCTACCGCAAGACGCGCAAACAGTGGCCGAGATCGCGCAGATGTATCATGACCGCTGGGGCGTAAACGCCATTGAATTCTATGACAACAACTTCTTTACCTCAGAGAAACGGGTAGCGGATTTTAGCCAGGAACTACTGCAACGCGGCCTGAAAATTCGCTGGTGGGGAGAGGGGCGCATTGACACCATGCAAAAATACAGCGCGGAGACATGGCGACTGATGCGGGACGCCGGGCTGCACATGGTCTTCATGGGCGCGGAATCCGGCTCCAACGAAACGCTCAAACGCATGGACAAGGGGGGCACGATGAGTACGGACAAGACGCTAGAAATGGCCCGCCTGATGAAACAGTGGAACATCGTGCCTGAGTTTTCCTTCGTGATGGGCAACCCCCCCGACCCGGAAGCGGATGCGCGGCAGACGATAGCCTTTATCCGGCAGGTGAAGAAGGTCAATCCGGCGACGGAAGTCATCATGTATCTGTACACGCCCGTACCGCTAGCAGGCGATCTGTACGACGAGGCGCGCGCCGATGGCTTCGCCTTCCCGGAGACGCTGCTGGAGTGGGTTAGTCCTGACTGGGTGGCTTTTTCGCAGCGGCGCAGCAAGACCATGCCCTGGGTAAAGCAGCCGCTACAGGAAATGCTGTACGACTTCGAGCGCGTCCTCAACGCCTACTACCCCACCTCCACCGACACCAGACTGACGCGGACGTGGCGGGGCGTGTTGCGCGCCGTCTCCGCCTGGCGCTACCACCTCGGCTTCTACCGCTTTCCCCTGGAACTGCGCGCCCTGCACAAAGTCATTGCCTACCAGCGCCCGGAAACGTCAGGCTTCTGA
- a CDS encoding putative DNA binding domain-containing protein, translated as MRPEELLRLFNDLESDRVERKESWKSSKERIREAICAFANDLPDYGLAGVVFVGVKDNGQCSNLTVTDELLTTIAQCRDDGTIVPFPTMVVQKHVLNGCEVVAIIVEPSHSPPVRRRGRVWIRVGPRRAIASPDDERILNEKRRSKDLAFDLRPVYSASMNDLDIALFERIYLPSAVAFDVLEENNRPLEHQLVSLRMLDSLEAKVPTVVGILTVGKTPRNFIYGAYVQFLRVNGNELTDPIIDQKEIDDPLPDMLRLIDDLLEINVSIRSTILGNSVEEKRSDYPIEALRQLIRNAILHRSYEANNTPVRITWFDDRIEIYNPGGLFGQVNESNLGRGATDYRNPHIAEALKNLGFVQRFGLGIPIAQKALANNGNPPVEYQITQNSVLAIVRER; from the coding sequence ATGAGACCTGAAGAGCTGCTGAGACTATTTAACGACCTTGAATCGGATCGCGTTGAGCGAAAAGAGTCGTGGAAAAGTTCAAAGGAGAGGATTCGCGAGGCCATCTGTGCCTTTGCAAATGACCTTCCTGATTATGGGCTTGCTGGTGTTGTATTTGTCGGTGTAAAAGATAATGGGCAGTGTAGTAATCTAACCGTTACAGATGAATTATTAACAACGATTGCTCAATGTAGAGATGATGGTACCATTGTTCCGTTCCCAACCATGGTCGTTCAGAAACATGTTCTCAATGGTTGTGAGGTTGTCGCCATTATAGTAGAACCCTCTCATTCCCCACCGGTGCGCAGACGTGGCAGGGTTTGGATAAGAGTTGGGCCGCGTCGTGCCATAGCAAGTCCAGATGATGAACGTATATTGAATGAGAAACGACGTTCAAAAGATCTCGCTTTTGATCTTAGGCCTGTGTACTCCGCATCCATGAATGACTTAGATATCGCGTTGTTTGAACGAATATATTTACCATCCGCCGTTGCCTTTGATGTATTGGAAGAAAATAATCGGCCGCTTGAACACCAATTAGTCTCCTTAAGAATGCTTGATTCCTTAGAAGCAAAAGTGCCGACAGTGGTTGGAATTTTGACGGTGGGCAAAACACCTCGCAACTTCATTTACGGGGCGTATGTTCAGTTTTTGCGCGTAAATGGAAATGAGCTGACCGATCCAATCATTGATCAGAAGGAAATTGATGATCCACTACCAGATATGTTGCGTTTGATAGACGATTTACTTGAGATTAATGTCTCAATTCGCTCAACTATTTTGGGAAACTCAGTCGAGGAAAAGCGAAGCGATTATCCTATCGAAGCACTGCGTCAGCTAATTCGGAATGCCATTCTGCATCGTAGTTACGAGGCAAATAATACACCGGTCAGAATCACGTGGTTTGATGATCGAATTGAGATATATAATCCCGGTGGACTGTTTGGGCAGGTCAATGAATCTAATTTGGGACGTGGTGCAACAGATTATCGTAACCCCCATATTGCGGAAGCGTTAAAGAATCTTGGATTCGTACAACGTTTTGGACTCGGAATACCAATTGCCCAAAAAGCACTCGCCAACAACGGCAACCCGCCTGTTGAATATCAGATTACACAAAATAGCGTACTGGCGATTGTACGAGAGAGATAG
- a CDS encoding ParA family protein, with protein sequence MAPTVTFFNNKGGVGKTSLVYHLAWSYAEQGKRIIAVDLDPQSNLSSFFLTETELETLWEDTSKPNTIYRCIQPLIKGTGDVLEPHLQEIELEGLSVALLSGDLSLSQFEDDLATAWPESADGKERAFRVLSAFWRIIQLAIKIYSADLVLIDIGPNLGSINRAVMISTDYLVIPLASDLFSVQGLRNLGPTLEKWRSQWQQRRELHTSREFEVPTGKTEPLGYISMLHAERISRPTLAYQRWLSRIPSVYQSEILRKNEVVDVPIERDPNRIGTLKHYRSLIPMAQEARKPIFFLKPADGVVGGHYYSVQDAHQDFQGLAKNILSRIPVASVSGN encoded by the coding sequence ATGGCACCAACAGTTACATTCTTTAATAATAAGGGCGGAGTGGGCAAGACCTCTCTAGTTTATCACTTAGCATGGAGTTATGCTGAACAAGGGAAACGAATCATCGCGGTTGATCTCGACCCACAATCTAATCTATCATCATTTTTTCTTACTGAAACAGAACTTGAAACATTATGGGAAGACACATCCAAGCCTAACACGATTTACCGTTGCATCCAACCTCTAATCAAGGGAACGGGTGATGTTTTAGAACCACACCTACAGGAAATAGAGCTAGAGGGACTTTCTGTTGCGTTACTAAGTGGCGATTTGTCACTATCCCAATTTGAAGACGATCTAGCGACAGCATGGCCCGAATCCGCGGATGGCAAAGAACGAGCATTTCGTGTTCTTTCTGCTTTCTGGCGAATTATTCAGCTTGCGATAAAGATTTATTCAGCAGATTTAGTTTTGATCGACATAGGGCCTAATCTTGGCTCAATCAATCGTGCTGTTATGATTTCAACTGATTATTTGGTCATCCCGCTTGCATCTGACCTCTTTTCTGTACAAGGTTTACGAAATCTAGGTCCTACCCTTGAGAAATGGCGTTCACAATGGCAACAACGTCGAGAATTACATACTTCGAGAGAATTTGAAGTACCGACGGGGAAAACGGAGCCTTTGGGTTATATTTCCATGTTACATGCAGAACGTATTAGCCGTCCAACTTTAGCCTATCAAAGGTGGTTATCTCGTATCCCCAGCGTCTATCAATCAGAAATTTTGCGAAAAAACGAAGTTGTTGATGTTCCTATTGAGCGTGATCCAAACAGAATTGGTACATTAAAACATTACCGAAGTTTAATACCCATGGCTCAAGAAGCTCGGAAACCGATCTTTTTCTTAAAACCGGCTGATGGAGTCGTTGGTGGACATTATTATTCTGTACAAGACGCACATCAAGATTTTCAGGGTTTAGCCAAGAACATTCTCTCTCGAATTCCAGTTGCTTCGGTGTCTGGAAATTAA
- a CDS encoding DUF433 domain-containing protein: MQAIIQSINLISIDPNIRGGRPCIAGTSIEVSVIVIAKIVQGLEPDEIAADYGLSLSQIYAALAYYYDNKLAIDASINERRQLAQEMKQARVGSRHSSLF; encoded by the coding sequence ATGCAAGCAATCATACAAAGCATTAACTTGATTTCTATTGATCCCAATATCCGCGGTGGACGGCCATGTATTGCCGGCACTTCCATAGAAGTGTCCGTCATCGTCATCGCCAAAATCGTCCAGGGTTTGGAGCCAGATGAGATTGCGGCTGATTATGGCCTCTCTCTCTCTCAGATCTACGCGGCATTGGCCTATTACTACGATAACAAACTGGCTATTGATGCCTCGATTAACGAACGGCGTCAGTTGGCCCAGGAAATGAAGCAGGCACGGGTTGGAAGCCGCCATTCGTCTCTATTTTGA